In Duganella zoogloeoides, a single genomic region encodes these proteins:
- the ssuD gene encoding FMNH2-dependent alkanesulfonate monooxygenase: MNIFWFIPTHGDSRYLGTTKGARPVDADYLRQCAVAADTLGYDGVLLPTGRSCEDAWVVASSLISVTQKLKFLVAIRPGLTTPGLAVRMAATFDRLSNGRLLINVVTGGDQGELEADGLFADHAKRYEISDEFIRVWRASLAGEGGDAGYDFEGKHIQVKGSKTLYPAVQKPYPPLYFGGSSEPAHALAAEQMDVYLTWGEPPAAVAEKIADIRARAAKHGRTVKFGIRLHVIVRDTNEEAWRAADELISHLDDDTIAKAQKAFGKMDSVGQQRMAALHGGRRDKLEVSPNLWAGVGLVRGGAGTALVGDAETVVARIREYADLGIETFIFSGYPHLEESYRFAELVLPLLGKGKAAGTQSLSGPFGEIMASDIVPKKAA, translated from the coding sequence TTGAATATCTTCTGGTTCATCCCCACCCACGGCGACAGCCGCTACCTTGGCACCACCAAGGGCGCGCGCCCGGTCGATGCCGATTACCTCAGGCAGTGCGCGGTTGCCGCCGATACCCTCGGCTACGACGGCGTGCTGCTGCCCACCGGGCGTTCGTGCGAGGATGCGTGGGTGGTGGCGTCGTCGCTGATTTCGGTCACGCAAAAGCTCAAGTTCCTCGTCGCGATCCGTCCCGGCCTCACCACGCCGGGTTTGGCCGTGCGCATGGCCGCCACGTTCGACCGCCTGTCCAACGGCCGTCTGCTGATCAACGTGGTCACCGGCGGCGACCAGGGCGAGCTGGAAGCGGACGGCCTGTTTGCCGACCACGCCAAGCGCTACGAAATTTCCGATGAATTCATCCGCGTGTGGCGCGCGTCGCTGGCGGGCGAGGGCGGCGATGCCGGCTACGATTTCGAGGGCAAGCATATCCAGGTCAAGGGTTCGAAAACCTTGTACCCGGCCGTGCAAAAGCCGTATCCGCCGCTGTACTTCGGCGGCTCGTCCGAACCGGCGCACGCGCTGGCGGCCGAGCAGATGGACGTATACCTCACCTGGGGCGAGCCACCGGCAGCGGTGGCCGAAAAAATCGCCGACATCCGCGCGCGCGCCGCCAAGCATGGCCGCACCGTCAAATTCGGCATCCGCCTGCACGTGATCGTGCGCGACACCAACGAGGAAGCATGGCGCGCGGCCGATGAGCTGATCAGCCACCTCGACGACGACACCATCGCCAAGGCCCAAAAGGCATTCGGCAAGATGGATTCGGTGGGCCAGCAGCGCATGGCGGCCCTGCACGGCGGCCGCCGCGACAAGCTCGAAGTCTCGCCCAACCTGTGGGCCGGCGTGGGCCTGGTGCGCGGCGGCGCCGGCACCGCATTGGTGGGCGATGCCGAGACGGTGGTGGCCCGCATCCGCGAATACGCGGACCTCGGCATCGAGACCTTCATTTTCTCCGGCTACCCGCACCTGGAAGAATCGTACCGCTTCGCCGAGCTGGTATTACCATTGCTGGGCAAAGGCAAAGCGGCGGGTACCCAGTCGCTGAGCGGTCCGTTCGGCGAGATCATGGCCAGCGATATCGTTCCCAAGAAGGCGGCGTAA
- the ssuC gene encoding aliphatic sulfonate ABC transporter permease SsuC encodes MAQAKNKTPSALAPWILPVTLIVLWQVASQAGWLSSRILPEPWAVAKAFWALAASGELWVHLRTSLWRAASGFAIGAGLGLLLGLLTGSFRRAETLLDTTLQMVRNIPALALIPLVILWFGIDETAKLFLLAVGVFFPVYLNTFHGIRSADQGLIEMARSYGLSGWPLYRDVILPAALPAILVGVRFSLGLVWVLLIVAETISAQAGIGYMTMNAREFLQTDVVLVGILLYALLGKAADLASRGMEKRFLRWNPAYR; translated from the coding sequence ATGGCTCAGGCAAAGAATAAAACGCCAAGCGCGCTGGCGCCGTGGATATTGCCGGTCACGCTGATCGTGCTGTGGCAGGTAGCGTCGCAGGCCGGCTGGCTGTCGAGCCGCATCCTGCCCGAACCGTGGGCCGTGGCCAAGGCCTTCTGGGCGCTGGCCGCGTCGGGCGAGCTGTGGGTGCACTTGCGCACCAGCCTGTGGCGCGCGGCATCGGGCTTTGCCATCGGCGCCGGCCTCGGTTTGCTGCTTGGCCTGTTGACGGGCAGCTTCCGCCGCGCCGAAACGCTGCTTGACACCACGCTGCAAATGGTGCGCAACATCCCGGCGCTGGCGCTGATCCCGCTGGTGATCCTGTGGTTCGGCATCGATGAAACGGCCAAGCTGTTCCTGCTGGCGGTCGGCGTGTTCTTCCCCGTGTACCTGAACACGTTCCACGGCATCCGCTCGGCCGACCAGGGCCTGATCGAGATGGCGCGCAGCTATGGCCTGTCCGGCTGGCCTTTGTATCGCGACGTGATCCTGCCGGCGGCGCTGCCGGCTATCCTGGTGGGCGTGCGGTTTTCTCTGGGGCTGGTATGGGTGCTGCTGATCGTGGCCGAGACCATTTCGGCGCAGGCCGGCATCGGCTACATGACCATGAATGCCCGCGAGTTCCTGCAAACGGACGTGGTGCTGGTGGGGATTTTGCTGTACGCGCTGCTGGGCAAGGCTGCCGACCTGGCGTCGCGCGGGATGGAAAAGCGCTTCCTGCGCTGGAATCCGGCCTACCGCTAA